In one Sulfitobacter geojensis genomic region, the following are encoded:
- a CDS encoding replication initiation protein, translating into MSKAYRTVEARPNAQTLVKPGELVDLVEVTPLTLADRRIYNQLLENAWDAIEKPVTHVIAKSDLRGSHNSNDRVGASIERLMASIVKIQIMRDGEPAIERVQLLGGNVETARRDGLLEYEIPQRLRRIIKDSTVFARLQREVMFALSSKYALTLYEMVQKRGNLRWRSSEKFSLEDMRGVLGVPKGKLTSWSNLKLRAIDPAVEEVSVLSDFVVEVEPIKTGRRVTHIELRWWRKDAGGKAEVERELQFSKVGRKERVEAKAESMRPRPSWLDAKGAALRSETYETVKLRFPGYDIYFVEGQWRAWAAGKPPARDPDKAYLAFFKTYAQNNPI; encoded by the coding sequence ATGAGCAAAGCCTATCGCACGGTTGAGGCACGGCCAAATGCGCAGACATTGGTTAAGCCCGGAGAATTGGTGGACCTTGTTGAGGTCACGCCGCTGACGCTGGCCGACCGGCGTATTTATAACCAGTTGTTGGAAAACGCGTGGGACGCGATTGAAAAACCGGTGACCCATGTGATTGCCAAATCCGATCTGCGCGGGTCGCATAATTCCAACGACAGGGTAGGGGCCTCGATCGAGCGTTTGATGGCCTCGATTGTCAAAATCCAGATCATGCGGGACGGGGAACCTGCGATCGAACGCGTGCAGCTGTTGGGCGGTAACGTCGAAACCGCGCGGCGGGACGGGTTGCTGGAATATGAAATCCCCCAGCGCCTGCGCCGGATCATCAAGGACAGCACTGTGTTTGCGCGGTTGCAGCGTGAGGTGATGTTTGCGCTGTCGTCGAAATATGCGCTGACGCTCTACGAGATGGTGCAAAAGCGTGGCAACCTGCGCTGGCGCTCGTCGGAGAAGTTTTCGCTTGAAGACATGCGCGGTGTCTTGGGCGTGCCAAAGGGCAAATTGACGTCTTGGTCGAACCTGAAACTGCGGGCGATTGATCCGGCCGTCGAAGAGGTGTCTGTGCTGTCGGATTTTGTGGTCGAGGTCGAGCCGATCAAGACCGGCCGACGCGTAACCCATATCGAGCTGCGCTGGTGGCGCAAGGATGCAGGCGGCAAGGCGGAGGTCGAGCGCGAATTGCAGTTTTCCAAGGTGGGACGCAAAGAGCGTGTTGAGGCAAAAGCCGAGAGCATGCGACCGCGGCCAAGTTGGCTGGACGCGAAGGGGGCGGCCCTGCGGTCGGAAACCTATGAAACTGTGAAACTGCGTTTTCCCGGATATGACATTTATTTCGTTGAAGGGCAGTGGCGTGCATGGGCGGCAGGCAAACCGCCAGCGCGTGATCCCGACAAGGCCTATCTGGCTTTCTTCAAAACATACGCACAAAATAACCCCATTTAG